aaaccagttatcctgaaaattcagaattacggaaaggccgtctcccatagatattataataaaataaaaatgtttaaaatgatttcctttttctctgtaataataaaacagtagcttttacttgatcccaactaagatataaataatcctttttggaagcaaaaccagcctattgggtttattaaatgtttacatgattttttagtagacttaaggtatgaagatccaaattacagaaagatcctttaatcagaaaaccccaggtcccaagaattctgaataatgggtcccatactatatatacaggtataggatcccttatccagaaacccaatatccagaaagctccgaattacagactggctgtctcccatagactccattttatccaaataatccaaatttttaaaaaattatttcctttttctgtgtaataataaaacagtcgcttgtacttgatcccaactaagatataattaatccttattggaagcaaaaccagcctatttagtgtttaaatgaatttctagtagacttaaggcatgaagaaccaaattacggaaagatccgttatctggaaaaccccaggtcctgagcattctggataacaggtcccatacctgtatatatatatatatatatatatatatatatatatatatatatatatacagacttttcgctagcgttacttcggccagcatttcataacgaagatgcgctagcatttgtGTCTAGcgaaattcgctagtgatcttacgcttaggtcaatttgcatacggcgggtaatttaaagttgtatggacgtctttattataaatgttggtgcaaatgcttgaagttaccactttttattacaaatgtccagggaactttaataaagacaaatccattctagataacaggtcccatacctgtaccttgtacttgatcccaactaagatatatattggaggcaaaaccagcctattgggtttatttaatgtttacatgattttctagtagacttaaggtatgaagatcagaattacagaaggatccattatccggaaaagcccaggttccGAGcgttctggaaaacaggtcccatacctgtaccaggagtGCTTTGTGCTCCATTTATAAATGTGCCCAATGACTTATGTTAACACCATCTGTAGGGAAACACATATAATCGTGCCCCTGTCCTGCCATGCaaggtgtatatatttatatttatatatatatatatatatgaatctaTGTGTCATAGAAGTGACATCACAGGCATATGCATTTGTAGTCATTCACTGACACCATTACTGAAGAGGACTCATTTAGTAATGAAGCAGGCACCCATAGCATTGAAAGGTGTGCAGGTCACATGTGCGCATAAAAGCCCTATTATAAGCAAGTGATGGTACTGGCCTTTATAGTGCCTTTCATCCGGTGGTGCACCAGTTCCTAATGATATGGATGCTAAGGGGATGCCTATGTGCTGCCCGCTTGTTGCCCCCTGTTGTATCCAATTGATCAGTATTACCTTTCCTTTATAGGGGTAAGTGGATTCCGTCATTAAACCATATCTCCTCATGTATTTGAAGCAAGAATATACATGTCCCCCATTGCAGCCATTGTTTCCATAAATGGAGGAACAATCCACCAGTTCCTGTGGGCTGAATGAGACCAGTCTGCCCGTTCTCTTTTTCCACTGGCATTCCAGAGCCCCCACGGCACCAAAAGCGTAGCAAGATCCGCAACTTCGCTGTTAAGGTTTAGAAAAGAAAGGAATGAAAAGGATTGGTACCTCTCTTAGGGTAATTGTACATTGCAATTGCCTCTTGCGTGGGTTAAACCACTTCCAATATCTTTTCACTGAAGTGGATTGGAATCGTCaagtccctgctgctgctgcaaccactttatataaactatagtagtacttatctgttatctactgtgtatcctgtgcttgaatggctgcccccatggctacacagcagcttgtttatataaactatagtagtacttatctgttatctactgtgtatcctgtgcttgaatggctgcccccatggctacacagcagcttgtttatataaactatagtagtacttatctgttatctactgtgtatcctatgcttgaatggctgcccccatggctacacagcagcttgtttatataaactatagtagtacttatctgttatctactgagtatcctatgcttgaatggctgcccccatggctacacagcagcttgtttatataaactatagtagtatttatctgttatctactgtgtatcctgtgtttgaatggctgcccccatggctacacagcagcttgtttatataaactatagcagtacttatctgttatctactgtgtatcctgtgcttgaatggctgcccccatggctacacagcagcttgtttatataaactatagtagtacttatctgttatctactgtgtaccctgtgcttgaatggctgcccccatggctacacagcagcttgtttatataaactttagttgtacttatctgttatctactgtgtatcctgtgcttgaatggctgcccccatggctacacagcagcttgtttatataaactatagtagtaattatctgttatctactgtgtatcctgtgcttgaatggctgcccccatggctacacagcagcttgtttatataaactatagtagtacttatctgttatctactgtgtatcctgtgcttgaatggctgcccccatggctacacagcagcttgtttctataaactatagtagtacttatctgttatctactgtgtatcctgtgcttgaatggctgcccccatggctacacagcagcttgtttatataaactatagtagtaattatctgttatctactgtgtatcctgtgcttgaatggctgcccccatggctacacagcagcttgtttatataaattataataatctttctgaagcaaacacagcagttgaaccagtgcagagcaacagtaaatGATATTGTCATTCCTGAAAAACagtttaatgttttggtgttactgttcctttaaggtatgaacacaaaaatcacagaaagatctgttatctggaaaaccccaggtcacgagcattctggataataggtgtcATACCtgtcatatagtatatatagtatacacaCACCTACCTGGTTTTTCACTCTGGTGACGCAGCCTCTGGTTCTCCAGTCTACTGATGAATGCGGCCGAGCCTCTAATATCTCTTTTGGTACCTCAGTCATGCTGGCCATGCTGGAATTGTCTAAGCTGATGCAACCTGTCATTGTTGCAGCCACCTCCTCACCTGTCTGACACATAACAACGAGTACAGCTGTGTTACACACGGATACACATGTCTatgatacatatactgtatatttactatttctattttatCATCTCATTGCCTCAGTGGCAACCCTCCTGAGGCTACAAGTGGCGGCAAAAAGCCAcacctggtaactttaaaggtaaactctacccccaaaatgaacacttaagcaacagatagttcatatcatattaagtggcatattaaagaatcttaccaaactggaatatatattaagtaaatattgcccttttacatctcttgccttgagccaccatttagtgatggtctgtgtgctgcctcagagatcacctgaccagaaatactgcagctctaactgtaacaggaagaagtgaggaagcaaaagacacaactctgtctgttaattggctcatgtgacctaacatgtatggtttgttggtatgtttgtgagtacagtgaatcctacgatcccagggggcggcctttattttttaaaatggcaattttctatttgtgattacccaatggcacatactactagaaaagtatattattatgaaaatggtttatttacatgaagcagagttttatatatgagctgttttatgcaatgtctttttatagagacctacattgtttgggtggtatagttttcctttaagagctgatGTTCCagttattaaactggaaatttgactCCAGTCTTTGAATACAGAGAGTACAACTATGCTCTCTGCATTTTCTAAGAGAAAATAGGTTGTTGTtcaaggggttgttaacttttaaatgaacttttattaagatgtagagagtgatattctgagacaatttgtaattgggtttcattttttgttatttgtgggttttgagtgctttaactttttattcagcagctctccagtttgcaataccagcaatttggttgctagggtccaaattaccctagcaaccatgcattgattttaataagagactggaatatgaataggagaggcctaattagaaagatgagtaataaaaagtagctataacaatagatgtgtagccttacagagcatttgatttttttagattgggtcagtgacccccatttgaaagctaaaaaaaaagtgagaaggcagcaaataatttaaaaataaataatgaagaccacataaaaagttgctaagaattggccgttctataatatacaaaaagttaacttaaaagtgaacaacccctttaaaggagaaacaaacccatacTACAAAAACCCTGTGAACTCCCAAGGCCAGATCTGCACGGCGGGTAAGTAAAAAAATtgtggcatttgcccggggggcagttaggctttgggggaggaaggaggttggtctacgcagggtagcgttgccacctggccagtaaaaatgatgcttgacccctatgatgttattaatagggaaaaaatctaaacatataggaaggccggtatttttttccaaaaaaggtggcaaccctataggggggtagggtttttttctagtacgggtttgtttctcctttaagttttataTGGGCAGAACTGGGCATTGGTGGAACAGAGTCATTATTAATGAACCCAGGGCTGTCTCCATGTGTTTGTACTATGTTTCCCAATGGGACCTGGGACAAATGAAAGGAGGAACTGATCATTTATGTACCAGCTTTCCAAAACTTCCCAGGTTGATTTGACAACTAGAAAATAAGTACTTCAGGTGTTGGGCAGTGTAATTCTACCTTAAAAGTGCCAGTAAAATCATTACAGGAGCAGTCTAAAAGTCATTGTGATATTGCAATTGGAGCCTACAGATATACAAGGTTCAAAATGTGTCTATAGTCTGACCGTGTATAAGGGACACaagacacttgggggccgattcactaacttcgagtgaaggattcgaagcaaaaaaacttcgaatttcgaaggtttttttgggctacttcgaccatcgaatgggctactacgacctccgactacgactacgacttcgaatcgaaggattcgaattaaaaatcgttcgactattcgaccattcgatagtcgaagtactgtctctttaaaaaaaacttcgacaccctagttcggcagctaaaagctaccgaagtcaatgttagcctatggggaaggtccccataggcttggctaacttttttagatcgaaggatattcctttgatcgttggatttaaatccttcgaaacgttagattcgaaagatttaatcgttcgatcgaaggaataatcctttgatcgttcgatcgaactatctgcgataaatccttagacttcgatattcgaagtcgaaggattttaatttctagtccaatatcgagggttaattaacccttagtgaatcagccccttagagatGAAAGGATTCAGCTCTGGGAAGCTTCATTCACTTGTCTTAACATAGAACagatatggttaaaaatgccaaattttatatcctgaacttattgcacgaggctaaagtttgagcttgtcaatagcagcaatgatccaggacttcaaacttgtcacagggggtcaccatcttggaaagtgtctgtgacactcacatgctcagtgggctctgattggctgttgagaagctaagcttagggctcgtcactaattatccagcagaaaatgagcttccctggctgtaatataagctgatgctacaggtttgctgattattcaattctgatgctaattgcactggtttctgtgctgccatgtagtaattatctgtattaattactaatcagccttatattgtgacatttctattctatgtgtactgtatattgtgagtgggtccctaagctcagtaagtgacagcagcacagagcatgtgcagtgaatcagcagaaaagaagatggggagctactggggcatctttggagacacagatctttactgttaccgggctgtggttgccttgggctggtacagaagcaaaaaacaaaagttaaactttatttctcctttaagggcattgCAATAGCAACAGCTAATAGGATATGTATAGAGGGGCTAGTGTTAGCAATTTTACTGGGCTACTGGGAACTCTTATAATAATAAACACTATTATGCACTATTACTGTTATTGCACAGAAGATTGGAGTTCTTACCATATCTCCCAGATGGTTCATTCCAACGTCATAAGTGTGGAGTCCCAAGGAATATTCCAAGTTATGGACTGTGATAAATTTCAGTGTCTCCTCCCAGATGGTTCGTCTGGCACGTTCCTCCTCCTGTCAATTgtaatgtagtagtagtagtagtagtagtatagttacatagttacattgttacatagttaaatcaggttgaaaaaagacaaagtccatcaagttcaacccctccaaataaaaacccagcatccatacacacacccctccatactttcatactccatacttatctatactaactatactcCTAAGTATCTTAGGATCAGTTTAGAGAAATAGGTGCTAacgtaaccttgttataagctacgTTGGAACAAATATTTGAATTCAATGGTAGCGGTGAACCAAATCCTCTGATCTAAAACAACTGTGGTTACATCTGTCATTACATTTAGTCTCACCCTTTTTATTTTCTAGTGGGTTTTGAGGTTCTGAATTGCCTTTCTATTCtacctctttttgttttttacatggagtcagtgacccccccatgtgaaagctagaaaaaagtgagaagaaggcagcaaatattttaaaaaaaacttttaaaaataattaatgaaaacccaatgaaaagttgcttagaattggccattctataacatactaaaagttaacttaaaggtgaaccacccctttaagtgttataTGGGTGGAACTGGGCATTGATGGAACAGTGTCATTATTAATAAACCCAGGGTTACTTAAGAGGACACAAAAGTATCCATGTGTTTGCTCTTTGTTTCCCAATGGGACCTGGGACCAATGAATGGAGGAACTGATCATTTATTTACCAGCCTTCCAAAACTTGCCAGGTTTATTTGACAACTAGAAAAGAAATAATTAAGGTGTTGAGTAGTGTAattctaccttaaagggatactgaaaacatgtgtttttcaaaacacatcagttaatagtgctgctccagcagaattctgcactgaaatcaatttttcaatagagcaaacagattttgttataatcgattttgaaatctgacatgaggctagacatattgtcaatttcccagctgcccccagtcatgtgacttgtgctctgataaactcaatcactctttactgctgtactgcaagttggagtgataccaccccctccctcccccccccccagcagcctaacaacagaacaatgggaaggtaaccagataacagctccctaacacaagataacagctgcctggtagatctaagaacaacactcaatagtaaaagccaagtcccactgagacacattcagttacattgagtaggagaaataacagcctgccagaaagtagttccattctaaagtgcaggcacaggtcacatgacttgggcagctgggaaactgacaatatgtctagccccatgtcagattttaaaattgaatataaaaaaaatctgtttgctcttttgagaaatggatttcagtgcagaattctgctgaagcagcactaaaATGCACTAAATGTTATTATGATAATGTAATGGAAGCCTACGGCTTTGGaatatgaagttttttttactgttgtctGGCTACTCAGGTTAAAGCACAGTGCTCAGAAATCAAATTTCTGCTTAACCAAAGTGTTTACTTGCATTGCCAACGTTTGTACTTGTGCTATTACGTTAGTAAATGCTATTATATGCCagtctgtaatttattttttttgtatttaatttatttattcagattttttttaaaaaaaacaaggaataaaGTGCATAGTAGGACAATAcagcaataaatgttttctcATTACATAGTCATCTTTGacacattaaatacatttgtctGTATACATAAAcagatagaaaaagaaaaaaaggagaaaaaaaaaaaataaaaaaaaaaattaatactgtCCCCCCCTTCTTAGTTGTCCTTCATTCTTTAGGAATTCACACCATTGTTCCCATAATTTATAATGTTTGCTaattttacctcttttttttgctattatttcttctatacCATCTTATTTCTTCAATTTCCTTAATCCATAATATCTTatttattggtgtttttgttttccatttatgtGGTATCATATTCCTTGCCACAGCTATCATTAGTTTAATTACTGGATATGTAATGATTCTCTTCTTTTTATAGTCATATAAGAGTACAATTTGTGTTGTGTCTGTATCTGATATATGGGTTCCCATTTTCTCTATTACAGTCGGTAATTTAGACCACTGCCTGGTTTCCAAGATCATTGTTTCTAACAAGTGTTGAGTCCATAGGCGAAGGGTGATTTTTGTGCTCAGGAAGGCTACTTAACCCACTTCTAGCCAGTATGTTTTGATTTTACCTTTTTGCTTATGTCCTGTAAACACAGGGCATGTCTTAGAAAGTGCAATTACTGCTGTTCCATGTATTTCTTATTTCTCCCTTTGCTCTCTTACTAGTTTCTCATCTCCAGGCGCCACTACTCTACTCCTCATTTTTCAtttgtctctctctttttatacTGCTTTTCACCATCACCTATACAttctattttgtattgtttttttctcatttacacAAACCATCTTCTCTTCTATCATTTTACAGCTccctttgtgtattttattagCAATCTTCCCCTCCATATTTCTCTGCTTTGACTTCATGTTCCCCTAACTTGATATGCATGCTCTACTGTTATTTACTCTCTCCAGGCAGCTGGGAAAAGGGGGAGGAAGGGAATAAAAACGAAGGAATAAAGAAACAAAAGGTACCCGGGTGCTATCCCTTATACACATTACCCAGAACATGAACAGTTGATCATGGCAGCAGACACAGACTAaactttagcttttttttcccctcaaactgTAAGTCCTGGTCCtgcataacaaaaataaatatagggactgcacactcaaatttaaaaaggcaaaattttattacatttacaaaaatacacttacattttcaGCTATGGCCCAATATTGGCCCATGGCTCAgcattggccctacgcgtttcgaccactaACGTGGtcttcaaatgtaataaaattttgcctttttaaatttgagtgtacagtccctatatttatttttgtactgaattTTTGGGAGACTTTACTTGGGCGGTCTTCATGGGACAAGCACCTCACTATTGAATTAAAATTGGGTGTGCgccttttaaaaatctaatttgctgGTCCTGCATAAATCTTTATTATCAGCCAAGTTTGGGAAGGCTTAGTCTTCCCTAGCCTTGGTGAGAATCCACCCATGGTTGAGTCACTGTGGTTACATCTAAATATCTCCATGTTAAATTGCCGGCACAATGGCTAGTATAACATAGTACAACATTTAGTTTGGTTTAGAGTGAGCCCAATGAATTACtccctgctaaataatactaTTAGTGAGCAAAAACATTCCCATATTGTCCGAAAAATCATGCAAATCCTTACCACATCCTTATAGGTTTTCTGGTGTTTTTTAACCCACATCTGCCAGTGAGTGTCCAGCGTGAGATCAGGGGCCGATTGAACCGGGATCAGTAGGGAAAACAGAGTCACAATGCAGACGAGGGAGGTTCCCATGGTCTTCCTGATGCACTAAATACCCAAAGGAAATAGTAAGCAGTAAGTAAGTAATAGtaagtttattcattttaaaaaatgttcactgTAACTTATGGGGATAACGGTATACAGATCACAAACCTACGCATGAATGTGTCATACAGGCAGGTAGAAAATATTGTAGAAGATAAACAAAGACAAATAAAAGAATATAGAAGAGTGAGTATGCATGAGTATTGTATAGAATAGACTGGGTGCATAAGAAAGAAAAGAGATGCTCTACCTGCACAGTGAGAAGGAGGAGAACTTTCCAACAGTCCATCGTGCAGCCAACCTGAAGCTTTATATACTACtctgtctggggggggggggttcttgcaTTCCCTCAAACAGGAACCTGTGGTTGTAGCCGAAAATAACTGCACAAAAGCCATAACAGAGGTGAAAGATAAGAACTTCTGCGAGTAATCAAAGTTGGTATATGGCAAGTCAGAAAATATCTGCTGAATTCTGGTTTAAAGAAACATGTTCATACGTGAGGAGTATTTGTTACCTCTATTATTCAGTAGAAGAAAGATACATTGACAAATTATGTCCTTAAGCGTCCTTGTCTATTATTTTGTGCTGCTCATATTCTAAGGGGCCTCTATTCTACCGGGAACTGAACTGTGTAGTTTGCCCTTTTCAGTGCATGTGtgcattacaaaaataataaaaataaatatagactgGTAAAcatatgagtacaggtatgggacctgttatccagaatactcgggacccagggttttctgggtaacagatctttccgtaatttggttctgcttccaataaggtgtaggggacaagaggaatccttccactgtttttctgcctgtgccATCAtacagttacaggctggagagcgatccAATTgactgggcaccccagtgcatccttgggagagagggtgtgtctgactttggagccaaatgcaaggggtctcccagagagctgaacagagcc
This Xenopus laevis strain J_2021 chromosome 8S, Xenopus_laevis_v10.1, whole genome shotgun sequence DNA region includes the following protein-coding sequences:
- the LOC108700332 gene encoding cathepsin S, giving the protein MDCWKVLLLLTVQCIRKTMGTSLVCIVTLFSLLIPVQSAPDLTLDTHWQMWVKKHQKTYKDVEEERARRTIWEETLKFITVHNLEYSLGLHTYDVGMNHLGDMTGEEVAATMTGCISLDNSSMASMTEVPKEILEARPHSSVDWRTRGCVTRVKNQRSCGSCYAFGAVGALECQWKKRTGRLVSFSPQELVDCSSIYGNNGCNGGHVYSCFKYMRRYGLMTESTYPYKGKEGRCKKRRRSNFGMVRCFYRLPYGNEKALKNAVGRVGPVSVYIDAGHEGFRMYKSGVYYDPYCTKIINHAVLVVGYGRENGMSYWLVKNSWGTCYGNRGYIKMARNYNNNCGIGLYAFYPVV